A genome region from Sphingobacteriaceae bacterium GW460-11-11-14-LB5 includes the following:
- a CDS encoding TIGR01777 family protein, translating into MAKKILITGATGLVGTELKKHLLSKGYEVNTLSRKKDNNPNNFVWDVYKGTIDADCLNGVDAIIHLAGEPVADKKWTDERKKQIIDSRVKSTELLFKTIKSKPDHQLKSFISASAVGFYGDCGDEILTEESPNGYGFLAECCKLWEDAVDQGKKLSLRIVKLRTGIVLSNHGGALPQLDKPVKLFTGAALGTGKQWTPWLHIDDMVEMYIEALENLKMENCYNACAPFPVTNKALTKAIAKRLHRPFWPIKVPKKALELLLGERVEAVLMSNNTSAQKILDAGFKFKFTHLGHALKDLYK; encoded by the coding sequence ATGGCAAAGAAGATTCTGATTACCGGGGCTACAGGACTTGTGGGTACTGAGCTGAAAAAACATTTGCTAAGTAAAGGTTACGAGGTGAATACACTTTCGCGAAAGAAAGACAACAATCCGAATAATTTTGTGTGGGATGTTTACAAAGGAACTATTGATGCGGATTGTTTGAATGGTGTAGATGCCATTATCCATTTAGCCGGAGAACCCGTTGCCGATAAAAAATGGACCGATGAGCGCAAAAAACAGATCATTGATAGCCGCGTAAAATCGACAGAATTACTCTTTAAAACCATTAAATCTAAACCTGATCATCAGCTAAAATCTTTCATTTCTGCTTCGGCAGTTGGTTTTTATGGTGATTGTGGCGATGAAATTTTAACTGAAGAAAGTCCAAATGGTTACGGGTTTTTAGCTGAGTGCTGTAAACTTTGGGAAGATGCCGTAGACCAGGGCAAAAAACTCAGCCTCCGGATTGTAAAACTCCGCACCGGGATTGTTTTAAGTAATCATGGCGGGGCTTTACCACAGTTAGATAAACCGGTAAAGTTATTTACCGGAGCTGCTTTAGGTACAGGCAAACAATGGACGCCCTGGCTGCACATTGATGATATGGTAGAAATGTACATCGAGGCACTGGAGAATCTTAAAATGGAGAATTGTTATAATGCCTGTGCCCCTTTTCCGGTAACCAATAAAGCCTTAACCAAAGCTATTGCCAAACGGCTGCACCGCCCTTTTTGGCCAATCAAAGTTCCGAAAAAGGCATTGGAATTGTTATTGGGCGAGCGCGTTGAAGCTGTTTTAATGAGCAACAATACCTCCGCACAAAAAATTCTGGATGCAGGATTCAAATTCAAATTCACGCATCTGGGCCATGCCTTAAAAGATTTGTACAAGTAG
- a CDS encoding MarR family transcriptional regulator encodes MKQQQTIDYHVKFAWQNMFNKYNQMASSFGITQAIGYMLINIDDVEGTAVSNLAGLLGVKATSLSRMLNNMEEANLIYRETSAGDKRSVKVFLTDFGKEKKQLAKGVVRKFNEYLDEHFSKKEKETFINLLIKLNDITVAYTVD; translated from the coding sequence ATGAAACAACAACAAACCATAGATTACCACGTTAAGTTTGCCTGGCAAAATATGTTTAATAAGTACAATCAAATGGCATCCAGCTTTGGGATTACCCAGGCTATTGGCTACATGCTTATTAATATAGACGACGTAGAGGGCACAGCCGTTTCAAATTTAGCTGGCTTGCTTGGGGTTAAAGCAACTAGTTTATCCCGCATGTTAAACAATATGGAAGAGGCCAATCTCATTTATCGTGAAACATCTGCAGGCGATAAACGTTCGGTAAAGGTTTTTCTGACCGATTTTGGTAAAGAGAAAAAACAACTGGCCAAAGGTGTTGTTCGAAAATTTAATGAATATCTCGATGAGCATTTCTCTAAAAAGGAGAAGGAGACTTTTATTAATCTGTTGATCAAACTAAATGATATCACAGTAGCCTATACTGTTGATTAA
- a CDS encoding peptidylprolyl isomerase, with translation MVKFKYFILMICLAGCLAACKKNVPLDDYDPTPQFKADTAAISAFVKTNNIQATKDASGIFYQVIEPGTGSVVYTASTRITSEYEGKLLNGTVFDGTKGTPASFLLGNVIVGWQFGIQKIQKGGKIRLIIPSYYAYGTQSPSSLVPSNSILDFTITLTDVQ, from the coding sequence ATGGTTAAGTTTAAATATTTTATACTCATGATATGCCTTGCAGGATGCTTAGCGGCCTGTAAAAAAAATGTGCCGTTAGACGATTACGATCCTACGCCACAGTTTAAGGCAGACACTGCTGCAATAAGCGCTTTTGTTAAGACAAATAATATCCAGGCGACAAAAGATGCCAGTGGTATATTTTATCAGGTAATAGAGCCTGGAACGGGAAGTGTAGTATACACAGCATCTACAAGAATTACCTCTGAATATGAAGGTAAGTTGTTAAACGGAACTGTTTTCGATGGTACCAAGGGAACCCCAGCCTCGTTTCTACTCGGAAATGTTATTGTAGGATGGCAATTTGGAATTCAAAAAATACAAAAAGGTGGTAAAATCAGATTGATTATACCTTCTTATTACGCTTATGGAACACAATCTCCATCATCTTTGGTTCCGTCAAACTCAATACTCGATTTTACTATAACACTTACTGACGTACAATAA
- a CDS encoding acyl-CoA dehydrogenase, translating to METTEKKTIKGGEFLIKDTTYQEVFIPEEFDEEQQMIAQTCRDFLAAEVYPNLDKIDKQEDPELMPTLLTKAGELGILGVSVPEEYGGFGKNFNTSMLVADVVGAGHSFAVALSAHTGIGTLPILYYGNEAQKAKYIPKLGSGEWKAAYCLTEPNSGSDANSGKTKATLSEDGKHYIITGQKMWITNGGFADIFIVFAKIDDDKNLTAFIVEKDFGGITMNPEEHKMGIKGSSTRQVFFNDCPVPVENMLSDRENGFKIAVNILNIGRIKLSAAAIGASKATLNTAINYSNERIQFGRPISKYGAIRFKIAEIASKLYAVDAANYRAGQNIDDTYDQLVAGGMESGKARLKSVEQFAVECAILKVWGSEALDYTVDEGVQIYGGMGFSADAPMDRAYRDARINRIFEGTNEINRLLTVDMMLKRAMKGELDLMTPATAVAAELMSIPDFGEEDTTLFAAEKKVLSNLKKATLMVAGAAVQKLMMTLSKEQEILMNIADMASYVYVLESALLRTEKLASTRGEEAIAGQLDLLRIYLVEAVDGIAKAGKEALWAFAEGDEQRMMLVGLRRFTKVEPFNVKDARQRVAQQLIEANKYIF from the coding sequence ATGGAAACAACTGAAAAAAAGACAATTAAAGGTGGTGAATTCTTAATTAAGGATACCACTTATCAGGAAGTATTTATCCCTGAAGAATTTGATGAAGAGCAGCAGATGATTGCGCAAACCTGTCGCGATTTTTTGGCTGCTGAGGTTTATCCCAATTTAGATAAAATTGACAAACAGGAAGATCCTGAGCTTATGCCAACGCTTTTAACCAAAGCTGGTGAACTGGGTATTTTAGGTGTTTCGGTACCAGAAGAATACGGCGGTTTCGGCAAAAACTTTAATACTTCCATGCTGGTTGCAGATGTGGTAGGTGCGGGGCACTCTTTTGCTGTTGCACTTTCTGCACATACCGGAATTGGTACACTACCGATTTTGTATTATGGTAATGAAGCACAAAAAGCAAAATATATTCCTAAGCTAGGCTCGGGCGAATGGAAGGCTGCTTATTGCTTAACCGAACCAAACTCAGGTTCGGATGCAAACTCTGGTAAAACTAAAGCCACGTTAAGCGAAGATGGTAAACACTATATCATCACCGGACAGAAAATGTGGATTACCAATGGTGGTTTTGCCGATATTTTTATTGTTTTCGCTAAAATTGACGATGATAAAAACTTAACTGCATTTATTGTGGAGAAAGATTTTGGTGGCATCACCATGAATCCCGAAGAGCATAAAATGGGTATTAAAGGTTCTTCAACCCGCCAGGTTTTCTTTAACGATTGCCCTGTGCCGGTTGAGAATATGTTGAGCGATAGAGAAAACGGTTTCAAAATCGCGGTTAACATTTTAAATATCGGCCGTATCAAATTATCAGCGGCAGCTATTGGGGCTTCAAAAGCAACATTAAATACAGCAATTAATTATTCGAATGAAAGGATCCAGTTTGGCCGCCCGATTTCTAAATACGGGGCTATCCGTTTTAAAATTGCAGAAATTGCTTCAAAGTTATATGCTGTTGATGCTGCGAATTATCGTGCGGGACAGAATATCGATGATACTTACGATCAGCTGGTTGCCGGTGGAATGGAATCTGGTAAAGCAAGACTGAAATCTGTTGAGCAATTTGCAGTAGAGTGTGCCATTTTAAAAGTATGGGGCTCAGAGGCATTAGATTATACCGTAGATGAAGGGGTGCAGATTTATGGTGGTATGGGCTTTAGTGCCGATGCACCAATGGACAGGGCGTACCGTGATGCACGGATTAACCGGATTTTTGAAGGTACAAACGAAATTAACCGTTTGTTAACGGTTGATATGATGCTGAAACGCGCCATGAAAGGTGAACTGGATTTAATGACGCCAGCTACAGCAGTTGCAGCCGAACTGATGAGCATTCCTGATTTTGGTGAAGAAGATACCACCCTGTTTGCTGCAGAGAAAAAGGTATTATCGAATTTGAAGAAGGCAACTTTAATGGTGGCTGGTGCTGCCGTTCAAAAATTGATGATGACTTTAAGTAAAGAGCAGGAAATTTTAATGAATATTGCCGATATGGCAAGTTATGTTTATGTGCTCGAATCGGCATTGTTGAGAACAGAAAAATTAGCAAGTACGCGTGGTGAAGAAGCCATTGCCGGCCAATTAGATCTGTTAAGAATTTATCTGGTAGAAGCGGTTGATGGAATAGCCAAAGCAGGTAAAGAAGCACTTTGGGCTTTTGCCGAGGGTGATGAGCAACGGATGATGCTGGTTGGTTTACGCCGCTTTACAAAAGTAGAGCCATTTAACGTTAAAGATGCCCGCCAAAGAGTTGCACAACAGCTTATTGAGGCGAATAAATATATTTTTTAA
- a CDS encoding deoxyribodipyrimidine photolyase, which translates to MTSISILWFRRDLRLTDNAALYHALKSDYPVLPLFIFDQHILDKLPKDDARVTFIHQTIEDLKEALRLHGSDLLVKYGKPEKIWPEILKEYDVKGVYTNHDYEPYARERDDNMSEFLTSEKIAFKTYKDQVIFEKNEILKADHTPYTVFTPFYKQWHAKLNDFYVKAYPTKKYFKNLLQSKHLPCPGLNEMGFEKSKLDFPKISYKSKLDDYAKERDFPALDGTTHIGLHLRFGTLSIRKAVKDALEAKSNVWLSELAWREFYMTILWHFPYSAFDSFKKQYDKIKWRNNEDEFKAWCEGNTGYPIVDAGMRQLNQTGWMHNRVRMIVGSFLTKHLLIDWRWGETYFAEKLLDYEMASNVGGWQWAAGSGNDAAPYFRVFNPELQTKKFDPKFEYIKKWVPEFGTKKYAQPIVEHTFARERVLKVFKEALS; encoded by the coding sequence ATGACTTCAATCTCAATCCTTTGGTTTCGCCGCGATTTACGTTTAACAGACAATGCTGCTTTGTATCATGCCCTTAAAAGCGACTATCCTGTTCTTCCGCTTTTCATTTTTGACCAGCATATCTTAGATAAACTTCCAAAAGACGATGCCCGTGTAACCTTTATTCACCAAACCATTGAGGATCTAAAAGAAGCGCTTCGGCTGCATGGATCAGATTTATTGGTGAAATATGGAAAGCCCGAAAAAATATGGCCTGAAATTTTAAAGGAATACGATGTTAAGGGCGTATACACTAATCATGATTACGAGCCTTATGCCCGCGAACGTGATGATAACATGTCCGAATTTTTAACCAGCGAAAAAATAGCCTTCAAGACATATAAGGACCAGGTTATCTTTGAAAAAAACGAAATCCTAAAAGCTGACCACACCCCTTATACCGTTTTTACACCTTTCTACAAACAATGGCATGCAAAGCTGAACGATTTTTATGTGAAAGCCTACCCCACTAAAAAATACTTCAAAAACTTATTGCAAAGCAAACACTTGCCTTGTCCAGGTTTAAACGAAATGGGCTTTGAAAAGAGTAAGCTGGATTTTCCGAAAATCAGTTATAAAAGCAAACTCGATGATTATGCAAAAGAACGCGATTTCCCTGCTCTTGATGGCACCACACATATCGGCCTACATTTACGTTTCGGAACCTTAAGCATTCGTAAAGCAGTTAAAGATGCTTTGGAAGCAAAATCGAATGTCTGGCTTTCTGAATTGGCCTGGCGAGAATTTTATATGACCATACTTTGGCATTTTCCCTACTCGGCTTTCGATTCGTTTAAAAAACAGTATGATAAAATTAAATGGCGCAATAATGAAGATGAGTTTAAGGCCTGGTGCGAGGGCAATACTGGTTATCCTATTGTAGATGCCGGCATGAGGCAGCTTAACCAAACCGGCTGGATGCACAACCGCGTACGCATGATTGTGGGTAGTTTTTTAACCAAGCATTTACTCATCGATTGGCGCTGGGGAGAAACCTATTTTGCCGAAAAATTACTGGATTACGAAATGGCAAGCAATGTGGGCGGCTGGCAATGGGCCGCAGGATCGGGAAATGATGCGGCGCCTTACTTCAGGGTATTTAATCCAGAACTTCAAACTAAAAAATTCGACCCAAAATTCGAATACATTAAAAAGTGGGTGCCAGAATTTGGGACAAAAAAATATGCCCAACCAATAGTTGAGCATACATTTGCAAGGGAAAGAGTTTTAAAAGTTTTTAAAGAAGCATTAAGTTAA
- a CDS encoding peptidylprolyl isomerase, with protein MFKFRFLTILLLCVAVVSSCKKDEDAEKQITDFIKKNNINAVRDDSGLYYQVIKPGSGSFTYPNNTKITIKYEGRLLNGNVFDNGGAKEQTFNLAELISGWRIGIPKIQKGGEIRLIVPPALGYGSGAVGPIPGNSVLDFTIQLSNAQ; from the coding sequence ATGTTTAAATTTAGATTTCTTACGATACTTCTTTTATGTGTGGCTGTGGTTTCATCTTGTAAAAAAGATGAGGATGCTGAAAAACAGATTACAGATTTTATTAAAAAAAATAATATTAATGCCGTTAGAGACGACTCTGGTTTATATTATCAAGTGATTAAACCGGGTTCAGGTTCGTTTACTTATCCAAATAACACCAAAATAACCATTAAATACGAAGGAAGGTTATTAAACGGAAATGTATTTGATAACGGTGGGGCTAAGGAGCAGACCTTTAACCTTGCCGAACTTATATCGGGTTGGAGAATTGGTATCCCCAAAATTCAAAAGGGTGGAGAAATAAGATTAATTGTCCCGCCGGCTTTGGGTTATGGAAGTGGAGCGGTAGGCCCTATTCCTGGCAACTCTGTGTTGGATTTTACCATTCAGCTTTCAAATGCACAATAA
- a CDS encoding 3-hydroxyacyl-CoA dehydrogenase, whose amino-acid sequence MKRSINKVAVLGSGIMGSRIACHFANIGVEVLLLDIAPKELSPEEQAKGLTLDNPAVKNRIVNTALQTAVKTNPSPVYTKKALNKIKTGNFADDMSKIAGYDWVIEVVVENLDIKKKVFEQVEQFRKPGTLITSNTSGIPIHLMAEGRSEDFKAHFCGTHFFNPPRYLKLLEIIPTPHTQPEIVDFLMHYGDKFLGKTTVLCKDTPAFIANRVGVYSIMALLHLVEKLDLTVEEVDKFTGPALGRPKSATFRTSDVVGLDTMIKVAKGLYDNCPDDKAHDLFKLPAYVQKMEENKWLGDKTQQGFYKKTKSADGKTEILALDLKTLEYKPQQKVKSATLEMTKPIENLRERMKIFAKGKDKAGELFRHSSFGLFEYVSDRIPEISDELYRIDDAMRAGFGWELGPFELWDAVGVKEAIEGMEQYGNKAAAWVHEMLDAGNTSFYKVENGVKKYYDIPSKSYKALPGTDEFIILDNLRENKTLWKNSGVSIIDLGDGILNVEFHTKMNTIGGDVISGINKAIDMAEKDYRGLVIGNDGANFSAGANVGMIFMMAVEQEWDELNMAIRMFQNTSMRIRYSSIPVVVAPHNLTLGGGCEFSLHADHVQLSAETYMGLVEFGVGVIPGGGGTKEFALRASDEYKDDQIVQNALKDRFLTIGMAKVSTSGYEAYELGYLQKDKFSISMNRNRLLADAKAKAIELADAGYTKPVQRNDIKVLGKQGLGIVYAGANSMYAGHFISEHDKKISEKLGYVMCGGDLSAPTEVTEQYLLDLEREAFLSLAGERKSLERIQSIITKGKPLRN is encoded by the coding sequence ATGAAACGAAGCATTAATAAAGTTGCAGTTTTAGGTTCGGGTATTATGGGGTCCCGTATTGCATGCCACTTCGCCAATATTGGGGTAGAGGTTTTGTTGTTGGATATCGCCCCTAAAGAGCTAAGTCCCGAAGAGCAGGCAAAAGGCTTAACACTGGATAACCCGGCTGTAAAAAACCGGATTGTAAATACAGCCTTGCAAACGGCTGTAAAAACAAATCCATCGCCAGTTTATACCAAAAAAGCATTAAATAAGATCAAAACTGGGAATTTCGCTGATGACATGTCGAAAATTGCCGGTTACGATTGGGTAATTGAGGTTGTAGTCGAAAATCTTGATATCAAGAAAAAAGTTTTCGAGCAGGTAGAACAGTTCCGCAAGCCAGGTACATTAATTACCTCGAACACTTCCGGTATTCCGATCCATTTAATGGCTGAGGGAAGAAGCGAAGATTTTAAAGCGCATTTCTGTGGAACACACTTTTTTAATCCACCGCGTTATTTAAAATTATTGGAGATTATTCCAACGCCACATACACAACCAGAAATTGTTGATTTCCTGATGCATTATGGTGATAAATTTTTAGGAAAAACAACCGTTTTATGTAAAGATACTCCGGCTTTTATTGCTAACCGGGTAGGTGTTTATTCGATTATGGCGCTTTTGCATTTGGTCGAAAAATTAGATTTAACGGTAGAAGAGGTTGATAAATTTACGGGGCCGGCATTGGGCCGACCAAAATCGGCTACTTTCCGTACTTCGGATGTGGTTGGTTTAGATACCATGATCAAAGTGGCGAAAGGGCTTTACGATAACTGTCCGGATGATAAAGCGCATGATTTGTTTAAACTTCCTGCATATGTGCAAAAAATGGAAGAGAACAAATGGCTTGGTGATAAAACCCAGCAAGGTTTCTATAAAAAAACGAAATCTGCCGATGGTAAAACCGAAATCCTTGCACTGGATTTAAAAACCCTGGAATATAAGCCTCAGCAAAAAGTAAAATCGGCTACCTTAGAAATGACCAAACCGATTGAAAATCTGCGTGAGCGCATGAAGATTTTTGCGAAAGGAAAAGATAAAGCCGGCGAATTATTCCGCCATTCTTCTTTTGGTTTATTCGAATATGTATCGGATAGAATTCCTGAAATTTCTGACGAATTGTACCGTATTGACGATGCCATGCGTGCAGGTTTTGGTTGGGAACTTGGTCCCTTCGAACTTTGGGATGCCGTTGGCGTAAAAGAAGCCATTGAGGGGATGGAGCAATATGGCAATAAAGCTGCGGCCTGGGTGCATGAAATGCTCGATGCCGGAAATACTTCATTTTATAAAGTAGAAAACGGCGTTAAAAAATATTACGATATCCCTTCTAAAAGTTATAAAGCTTTACCAGGAACAGATGAGTTTATCATTTTAGATAACCTTCGCGAAAATAAAACGCTGTGGAAAAATTCAGGTGTTTCGATTATCGATCTGGGTGATGGCATTTTGAATGTAGAATTCCACACCAAAATGAATACCATCGGCGGTGATGTCATTTCGGGAATCAACAAAGCGATTGATATGGCCGAGAAAGATTACCGCGGTTTAGTTATCGGTAATGATGGTGCAAACTTCTCTGCCGGTGCAAATGTGGGTATGATTTTTATGATGGCGGTAGAGCAGGAGTGGGATGAATTGAACATGGCGATTAGGATGTTCCAGAATACTTCGATGCGCATCCGTTATTCTTCTATTCCGGTTGTGGTTGCCCCGCATAATTTAACCCTGGGCGGTGGCTGCGAGTTTAGTTTACATGCCGATCACGTTCAGCTTTCTGCTGAAACGTATATGGGTTTGGTTGAGTTTGGTGTTGGCGTAATCCCTGGTGGCGGCGGAACTAAAGAATTTGCTTTGCGTGCATCGGATGAATATAAAGATGATCAGATTGTTCAGAATGCATTGAAAGACCGTTTCTTAACGATTGGAATGGCAAAAGTTTCGACTTCGGGTTATGAGGCTTACGAACTGGGTTATCTGCAAAAGGATAAATTCTCGATCTCGATGAACCGGAACCGTTTATTGGCCGATGCCAAAGCGAAAGCAATAGAACTGGCTGATGCGGGCTATACCAAACCCGTGCAACGAAACGATATTAAGGTACTGGGCAAACAAGGTTTAGGAATTGTTTATGCAGGTGCGAATAGCATGTATGCGGGGCATTTCATTTCCGAACATGATAAAAAAATCTCCGAAAAATTAGGTTATGTAATGTGTGGCGGCGATTTATCCGCTCCGACAGAAGTAACCGAACAATATTTATTGGATCTGGAAAGAGAAGCATTTTTATCACTTGCTGGTGAGCGTAAATCGTTAGAACGGATTCAATCAATTATTACAAAGGGAAAACCGTTGAGGAATTAA
- a CDS encoding four helix bundle protein, protein MHNFKELKVWQKSIELAVEVYKATSFLPSDEKFGLISQMKRCSVSIPSNIAEGSGRGSSAQFKYFLTISQGSAFELETQLIISNQLGLLDNTLAARLIEKTTEVQKMIYALERRLIKS, encoded by the coding sequence ATGCACAATTTTAAAGAATTAAAGGTTTGGCAGAAATCTATTGAACTAGCGGTTGAAGTATACAAAGCTACATCGTTTTTGCCTAGTGATGAAAAGTTCGGGCTGATTTCGCAAATGAAAAGATGTTCAGTTTCAATTCCCTCAAATATTGCTGAGGGCTCTGGGAGAGGAAGTAGTGCCCAGTTCAAGTATTTTTTAACTATTAGTCAAGGTTCAGCTTTTGAATTGGAAACACAGTTAATTATTTCGAATCAACTTGGATTGTTGGATAACACCCTCGCCGCAAGACTGATTGAGAAAACTACTGAAGTACAAAAAATGATTTATGCGCTTGAAAGAAGATTAATCAAAAGTTAG
- a CDS encoding acetyl-CoA acetyltransferase (Catalyzes the synthesis of acetoacetyl coenzyme A from two molecules of acetyl coenzyme A. It can also act as a thiolase, catalyzing the reverse reaction and generating two-carbon units from the four-carbon product of fatty acid oxidation), with amino-acid sequence MEAYIIAGYRTAVGKAPRGVFRFTRADDLAAEVIRALVASVPNLDNEQIDDVIVGNATPEAEQGLNIGRMISLMGLDTDKVPGVTVNRYCASGLDTIATAVAKIKAGMADCIIAGGVEVMSGMPFGGWKLVPNAEVAKNNPDWYWGMGLTAEAVAKEYNVSREDQDAFSLKSHEKAIHAIKNGHLKDGILPITVNENYLDANLKKKTRSYVVDTDEGPRADTTLDKLAKLKPVFDAVGSVTAGNSSQTSDGAAFVLVVSEKKMKELNAEPIARLVSYGIAGVPPRIMGIGPIEAIPKALKQAGLKKEDIDLIELNEAFASQSLAVIRTLDLNPDVINVNGGAIALGHPLGCTGAKLTVQIMNELKRQNKKYGMVTMCVGTGQGAAGIFELL; translated from the coding sequence ATGGAAGCATATATTATAGCCGGATATCGTACAGCAGTGGGTAAAGCACCCCGTGGCGTATTCCGTTTTACAAGAGCTGATGATTTAGCCGCAGAAGTAATCAGGGCTTTGGTGGCATCGGTTCCGAATTTAGATAACGAACAGATTGATGATGTAATTGTAGGTAACGCTACACCAGAAGCAGAGCAAGGCTTAAATATTGGCCGTATGATTTCGCTTATGGGTTTGGATACCGATAAAGTTCCGGGGGTTACCGTAAACCGTTATTGTGCATCGGGTTTAGATACCATTGCCACAGCAGTTGCCAAAATTAAAGCAGGCATGGCCGATTGTATCATCGCCGGTGGTGTAGAGGTAATGAGTGGAATGCCTTTTGGTGGATGGAAACTAGTGCCGAATGCAGAAGTTGCAAAAAATAATCCAGACTGGTATTGGGGTATGGGTTTAACGGCCGAAGCGGTAGCTAAAGAATATAATGTTAGCCGTGAAGATCAGGATGCCTTTTCTTTAAAATCTCATGAAAAAGCTATTCACGCGATTAAAAACGGTCATTTAAAAGATGGTATTCTGCCAATCACCGTAAACGAAAATTACCTGGACGCCAACCTGAAAAAGAAAACACGTTCTTACGTGGTTGATACCGATGAAGGTCCACGTGCAGATACGACTTTAGATAAGCTGGCGAAACTGAAACCGGTTTTCGATGCTGTTGGAAGTGTAACTGCAGGTAATTCTTCGCAAACATCAGATGGTGCTGCTTTTGTTTTGGTGGTATCTGAAAAGAAAATGAAAGAATTGAATGCCGAGCCGATTGCCAGATTAGTGAGTTATGGCATTGCTGGTGTTCCGCCACGTATTATGGGTATCGGGCCAATTGAAGCAATTCCAAAAGCACTGAAACAAGCAGGTTTGAAAAAAGAAGATATCGATTTAATTGAACTGAACGAAGCTTTTGCCTCCCAATCTTTGGCTGTAATCAGAACATTAGATTTAAATCCCGATGTGATTAACGTTAACGGCGGTGCAATTGCATTAGGACATCCGCTAGGCTGTACCGGTGCAAAACTTACCGTGCAAATAATGAACGAGTTAAAAAGGCAGAACAAAAAATACGGAATGGTAACCATGTGCGTAGGAACCGGGCAAGGTGCTGCGGGGATATTTGAGTTGCTGTAG
- a CDS encoding deoxyribodipyrimidine photolyase, whose product MSKKILVWFRNDLRLHDNEMLVEAIAKSDSILPVYILDRRSFGETKYGTLKTGNIRAQFILESVLGLRNSLKQIGGNLLIAEGNPEDIIPQLAQEYEITEVYHHREVAREETHVSTLVENALWKLRINLKHFIGHTLYNKEDLPFPIKDIPDAFNQFKKKIERDSIIKPCFLAPDRINVAEVIDWGILPSLADLDLLPQQKDQRADFEFVGGEAEGLAHLQKVIVAMQQAATTKNLILASKLSAWLAMGSLSPRKVYWEIKKMEGVPNTKAMFNHILLGLLWRDYFRFMFKKYGNTFFSPDGFGSQGLIDIVNEQDNFNKWKNAQTGFAVVDAVMTELNQTGFISNIARQTAALYLINNLEVSWIFGAAYFEEKLIDYNPASNWGNWANVAGVGNDQKSKSVFDLDKNIKNLDPKGNYSLTWAS is encoded by the coding sequence ATGTCCAAAAAAATTTTAGTCTGGTTTAGAAATGATCTTCGCTTGCATGATAACGAAATGCTGGTCGAGGCGATTGCTAAATCTGATTCGATTTTGCCTGTTTACATTCTCGATCGCCGTTCTTTTGGCGAAACCAAATACGGTACGTTAAAAACAGGTAATATTAGAGCACAGTTTATTTTAGAAAGTGTTTTAGGTTTACGCAATTCTTTAAAACAAATTGGTGGTAATTTGCTTATCGCCGAAGGCAATCCCGAAGATATTATTCCTCAGCTTGCCCAGGAATATGAAATTACCGAAGTTTACCATCACCGTGAAGTGGCAAGGGAAGAAACGCATGTTTCAACTTTGGTAGAAAATGCGCTTTGGAAATTACGCATCAACCTTAAACATTTTATCGGTCATACCCTATATAATAAGGAAGATTTACCTTTTCCCATTAAGGATATTCCTGATGCTTTTAACCAGTTTAAAAAGAAAATTGAGCGCGATTCGATAATCAAGCCCTGTTTCCTGGCGCCCGACCGCATTAACGTTGCCGAGGTGATTGATTGGGGTATATTACCATCGTTAGCAGATCTTGATCTTTTGCCACAGCAAAAAGACCAGCGTGCTGATTTTGAATTTGTGGGTGGCGAAGCCGAAGGTTTGGCCCATCTCCAAAAAGTGATTGTAGCCATGCAACAGGCTGCAACAACCAAGAATTTAATTCTGGCTTCAAAATTATCGGCCTGGTTGGCCATGGGCAGTTTGTCACCACGAAAAGTATACTGGGAAATCAAAAAGATGGAAGGTGTGCCCAATACCAAAGCCATGTTTAATCACATTTTATTGGGATTGCTTTGGAGAGATTATTTCCGTTTCATGTTTAAGAAATACGGCAATACATTTTTTAGTCCGGATGGATTTGGCAGCCAGGGACTGATTGACATAGTGAATGAGCAAGATAATTTTAATAAATGGAAAAATGCGCAGACAGGTTTTGCTGTTGTAGATGCGGTGATGACGGAGTTAAATCAAACCGGTTTCATCTCGAATATCGCCAGACAAACTGCCGCTTTATACCTGATTAATAATTTGGAAGTAAGCTGGATTTTTGGTGCAGCATATTTTGAAGAAAAACTGATTGATTACAACCCTGCAAGTAATTGGGGGAACTGGGCAAATGTAGCTGGTGTAGGAAATGATCAGAAATCAAAAAGTGTTTTCGACCTGGATAAAAATATCAAAAACCTCGATCCGAAAGGCAATTATTCCCTAACCTGGGCATCATAA